Proteins from a genomic interval of Sulfurimonas sp.:
- a CDS encoding CHAD domain-containing protein: MQNELLSKKLEEFKKYITQFIVKQKSSVKSIHSLRVNGRELLSLVSADDPFSTELKKVIKQSNKIRDMDVFIQTYLGSLPKKYILKLDIKAIKKSIKKKRKKKIKKLRLYLKSLVIPQSAEFEQNVRNKSLKSRKIETLNQEELHKYRIYIKKRLYNEKNSTPLDEKRVEILIKVKDLLGEINDNYNGLKRLSRFAVKPKLFEKIQDFTNMENLRIFKEFKGIEDEYGYAL; the protein is encoded by the coding sequence ATGCAAAATGAACTTTTATCAAAAAAACTAGAAGAGTTTAAAAAATATATCACTCAGTTTATAGTAAAGCAAAAAAGCAGTGTTAAAAGCATCCATTCATTAAGAGTCAACGGCAGGGAGTTGCTCTCTTTGGTAAGTGCCGATGATCCGTTTTCGACGGAGCTTAAAAAAGTAATCAAACAAAGTAACAAGATACGGGATATGGATGTGTTTATCCAAACATATCTCGGTTCTTTGCCAAAAAAATATATTTTAAAATTAGATATCAAAGCTATCAAAAAGTCTATAAAGAAAAAAAGAAAAAAGAAGATAAAAAAGCTTCGTCTTTATTTAAAATCTTTAGTTATTCCCCAAAGTGCAGAGTTTGAACAAAATGTGCGTAACAAATCTTTAAAGAGCAGAAAAATAGAAACGCTAAATCAAGAAGAGCTGCATAAGTACAGGATCTACATAAAAAAAAGATTGTACAACGAGAAAAACAGCACTCCTTTGGATGAGAAGAGAGTGGAGATCCTTATAAAAGTAAAAGATTTGCTTGGAGAGATAAACGATAATTATAACGGTTTGAAAAGATTGAGCCGCTTTGCCGTTAAACCTAAGCTCTTTGAAAAGATTCAAGATTTCACAAATATGGAAAATTTGAGAATTTTTAAAGAGTTTAAAGGTATAGAAGATGAGTATGGATATGCATTATGA
- a CDS encoding Fic family protein, producing MSYKPPFTITSKILSLVSDIAELVADIKHIEPKLNTPKLRKINRIKSITGTLQIEGNSFSEEKITNVINGKTVLGTMREIAEVQGAIKAYEYLDKYSFKSEKDLLYSHKLMMDELLKNAGMYRNTNVGIGGKDGVTHVAPPPFRVPELMGELFEWLGSTKEHPLIVSCIFHYEFEFIHPFSDGNGRVGRLWQSVILHNYKKFFGFIPIESVVRDNQQKYYKALEDAGSAGESTPFIEFMLDIILNTLKKFIKDNKNVPLNVPLNVPLNRLDDILKLIEKNRDITSLQIAQILNVSDKTIKRDLTKLKEQNKLIRVGSLKSGHWKILI from the coding sequence ATGAGCTATAAACCGCCTTTTACGATTACATCTAAGATATTATCTTTAGTTAGTGATATAGCCGAATTAGTTGCGGATATTAAGCATATTGAGCCAAAGTTAAATACCCCGAAGCTCCGCAAAATAAATAGAATAAAATCTATCACGGGAACTCTGCAAATAGAGGGCAATAGCTTTAGTGAAGAGAAAATCACCAATGTTATAAACGGTAAAACAGTTTTAGGAACGATGAGAGAAATAGCAGAAGTTCAAGGTGCTATAAAAGCTTATGAGTATCTTGATAAGTACTCTTTTAAAAGTGAAAAAGATTTACTTTATTCTCATAAATTAATGATGGATGAACTTTTAAAAAATGCCGGTATGTATAGAAACACGAATGTAGGAATTGGCGGCAAGGATGGAGTTACGCATGTTGCACCACCGCCATTTAGAGTACCTGAGCTTATGGGTGAGCTGTTTGAGTGGTTAGGGAGCACTAAAGAGCACCCGTTGATAGTCTCTTGCATATTTCATTATGAGTTTGAGTTTATTCACCCTTTTAGCGATGGAAACGGTAGAGTCGGGCGGCTTTGGCAGAGTGTAATACTTCATAACTATAAAAAGTTTTTTGGATTTATACCGATAGAGAGTGTTGTAAGGGATAATCAACAAAAATATTATAAAGCACTAGAAGATGCCGGAAGTGCAGGCGAGAGTACGCCTTTCATAGAATTTATGCTGGATATTATTTTGAATACTCTAAAAAAATTCATTAAAGACAATAAAAATGTCCCTTTAAATGTCCCTTTAAATGTCCCTTTAAATCGTCTCGATGATATTTTAAAACTTATAGAAAAAAATAGAGATATAACATCTTTGCAAATAGCACAAATATTGAATGTAAGTGATAAAACAATAAAAAGAGATCTTACAAAACTAAAAGAACAAAACAAGCTTATAAGAGTTGGAAGTTTGAAAAGTGGGCATTGGAAAATTTTGATATAA
- the hypD gene encoding hydrogenase formation protein HypD: protein MSRELELKELYFGFRNPQTIKAYAKLIEEESKKLTRDVNIMEVCGGHTHTIMKYGLNQILPKNVKFIHGPGCPVCVMPKERIDHAYILAGQKDVILITLGDMIKVPGSHGSLQDARAKGADVRFVYSPADTLKIALQNPDKTVVFFAIGFETTTPMTAALIEQVIKNDIKNLLFHINHVTVPEPMRVLLDDETNKIDAFIGPAHVSVISGSKIYDEFAQKYKKPLVVSGFEPVDVIKSLYMILKQFNEKRCEVEVEYSRSVTKEGNTEAQKLNEKFFERREHFRWRGIGDISKSALKLRDEYSWLDVEAVYKDILPDQKIDDHKLCICGDILKGKANPKDCKVFGKACKPQTPLGSCMVSSEGACAAYYKYGNLL, encoded by the coding sequence ATGAGTAGAGAATTAGAATTAAAAGAGCTATATTTCGGCTTTAGAAACCCGCAAACCATAAAAGCGTACGCAAAGCTTATAGAAGAAGAATCAAAAAAGCTTACACGCGATGTAAATATAATGGAAGTTTGCGGAGGTCATACGCATACCATTATGAAGTATGGGTTAAATCAGATTTTGCCTAAAAATGTCAAGTTCATTCACGGTCCCGGGTGTCCCGTTTGCGTTATGCCAAAGGAGAGGATAGACCACGCCTATATCTTGGCAGGGCAAAAAGATGTGATTTTGATTACCTTGGGCGATATGATAAAAGTTCCCGGAAGTCACGGAAGCCTGCAAGATGCAAGAGCCAAGGGAGCCGATGTCAGATTTGTCTACTCTCCTGCCGATACTCTAAAAATAGCTTTGCAAAATCCCGACAAAACCGTTGTGTTTTTTGCCATAGGTTTTGAGACGACTACGCCTATGACGGCTGCACTTATAGAGCAAGTCATAAAAAATGATATAAAAAATCTACTTTTTCACATAAACCATGTAACCGTTCCAGAACCCATGAGGGTTTTGCTAGACGATGAGACAAACAAGATAGACGCTTTCATAGGCCCTGCGCATGTCAGTGTTATAAGCGGAAGCAAGATTTACGACGAGTTTGCCCAAAAATATAAAAAGCCCTTGGTTGTAAGCGGATTTGAGCCTGTCGATGTGATAAAATCTCTCTATATGATTTTAAAACAGTTCAATGAAAAAAGATGCGAAGTTGAGGTTGAGTACAGCAGAAGCGTTACAAAAGAGGGTAACACCGAGGCGCAAAAACTAAACGAGAAGTTCTTTGAGAGAAGAGAGCATTTTAGATGGCGAGGTATCGGCGATATATCCAAAAGTGCGCTAAAGTTAAGGGATGAGTACAGCTGGCTTGATGTGGAAGCTGTTTACAAAGATATACTTCCCGACCAAAAGATAGACGACCATAAACTCTGCATCTGCGGAGATATCTTAAAAGGCAAAGCAAACCCGAAAGATTGTAAAGTTTTTGGTAAAGCCTGCAAACCCCAAACCCCGCTCGGAAGCTGTATGGTAAGCAGCGAAGGTGCATGTGCTGCATACTACAAGTATGGAAATCTGTTATAA
- a CDS encoding HypC/HybG/HupF family hydrogenase formation chaperone has protein sequence MCLSIPSRVTKIDKTTNTATVDTMGVSREASLDLMQEGSVKVGDYVLIHVGFIMNKIDKEDALLSLEAFDEILGRMDDDELQQSIIDSDKCFQ, from the coding sequence ATGTGTCTTTCAATTCCCAGCCGTGTAACCAAGATAGATAAAACTACAAACACTGCAACCGTTGATACTATGGGAGTGAGCCGTGAAGCTTCTTTAGACCTTATGCAAGAGGGCAGTGTTAAGGTCGGGGACTATGTGCTTATACATGTCGGTTTTATTATGAACAAAATCGACAAAGAGGATGCTCTGTTATCTCTTGAAGCATTTGATGAGATACTCGGGCGGATGGATGATGATGAACTGCAACAGAGCATCATAGACAGCGATAAGTGTTTTCAATGA
- the pyk gene encoding pyruvate kinase gives MKKRTKIVATIGPSSDSLEKIIALVRAGVNVFRLNFSHGTHEYHAGVLQRIREAGKLTNLFIGVLQDISGPKIRVGALEGTFEIAVGERIEILKNDVVGYKNQNSSYTLSISEPKILQNLQPDSYIFFCDGQIKTKVVQIGDDRVVVEALSNGILSSFKGVNFPNTKIGLDVLTPKDIKDIKWGVENDVDFMAISFVQHAGDIIKAREIVTSFGGDVQLFAKIEKFDGVENIDEIIDVSDGIMVARGDLGIEIPYYEVPQVQKMIIKKANEMSKPVITATQMLLSVTNSKSATRAEISDVANAILDGSDAVMLSEETTVGKYPIEAVTIMMETIKATERSTYPYYKFGDFEMHDSTDSINYSAARLSNHLKTDGIFTMTNSGDSAKKIARYRPSQAIYAVFHTEKTARLLTIVWGVVPAFLVKKGSIGQMLNQVFTDGVNRNFISPDKSYILTAGDPSDVRGSTNMIRVLKKDEIDFFINLKDLDCY, from the coding sequence ATGAAAAAAAGAACAAAAATAGTAGCAACGATTGGACCATCATCCGACAGTTTAGAAAAAATCATAGCTTTGGTGCGAGCCGGAGTAAATGTCTTTAGACTGAATTTTTCTCACGGTACTCACGAGTATCACGCCGGTGTTTTGCAAAGGATTAGAGAGGCAGGCAAACTGACAAATCTGTTTATCGGGGTTTTGCAAGATATTAGCGGTCCTAAGATAAGGGTAGGGGCTTTAGAGGGTACTTTTGAGATAGCAGTAGGCGAAAGAATAGAGATTTTAAAAAATGATGTAGTCGGATACAAAAATCAAAATAGCAGCTATACGCTAAGTATTAGTGAACCTAAAATTTTGCAAAATCTTCAGCCGGATAGTTATATCTTTTTTTGTGACGGGCAGATTAAGACAAAAGTAGTGCAAATCGGAGATGATAGAGTTGTGGTTGAGGCTCTTAGCAATGGCATATTGTCCTCTTTTAAAGGGGTAAATTTTCCAAATACAAAGATTGGGCTTGATGTGCTTACGCCAAAAGATATCAAAGATATAAAATGGGGCGTTGAAAATGATGTGGATTTTATGGCAATATCGTTTGTGCAGCATGCCGGGGATATCATAAAAGCCAGAGAAATTGTGACTTCTTTTGGCGGAGATGTGCAACTCTTTGCCAAAATAGAAAAATTTGACGGCGTTGAAAATATTGATGAAATCATAGATGTCAGTGACGGGATAATGGTCGCAAGGGGTGATTTGGGTATAGAAATTCCATATTATGAAGTGCCGCAAGTTCAAAAAATGATTATCAAAAAAGCAAATGAGATGAGTAAACCAGTAATTACCGCTACTCAAATGCTTCTCTCCGTGACAAACAGTAAAAGCGCAACAAGAGCCGAGATAAGCGATGTGGCAAATGCAATACTAGACGGCAGCGATGCCGTGATGTTGTCCGAAGAGACAACCGTCGGCAAGTATCCGATAGAAGCAGTAACGATTATGATGGAGACTATCAAGGCTACCGAGAGATCCACTTATCCTTACTATAAATTTGGAGATTTTGAGATGCATGACTCTACCGATAGCATAAACTATTCGGCTGCGAGGTTGTCAAATCATCTAAAAACAGACGGAATTTTTACTATGACAAACTCCGGCGACAGTGCTAAAAAGATAGCCAGATACAGACCGAGCCAAGCTATTTATGCTGTTTTTCATACAGAAAAAACCGCAAGATTGCTAACCATTGTTTGGGGAGTAGTTCCCGCATTTTTGGTAAAAAAAGGCTCAATCGGGCAGATGTTAAATCAGGTATTTACAGACGGAGTAAATCGCAATTTTATCAGCCCTGATAAAAGTTATATCTTAACGGCAGGCGACCCGTCCGATGTCAGAGGCAGCACAAATATGATAAGAGTGCTTAAAAAAGATGAGATAGATTTTTTTATCAATTTAAAAGATTTAGATTGTTATTAA
- a CDS encoding histidine phosphatase family protein: MKKLYIIRHAKSSWKDEAINDFDRPLNKRGKQNAPFMGKRLKESGVMPDIIVSSPALRAKTTAKMIAKEIKYSKDILFNQDIYESSVSTLHSILTKIDDKCGILFLVGHNPALNMLAEYYVDFSQNIPTSGVVEIEFDCDKWADISAKNAKFISFDYPKKI; encoded by the coding sequence ATGAAAAAACTCTACATTATAAGACATGCAAAATCAAGTTGGAAAGATGAAGCGATAAATGATTTTGACAGACCGCTAAACAAAAGAGGCAAACAAAACGCTCCTTTTATGGGAAAAAGACTAAAAGAGAGTGGCGTAATGCCTGATATTATCGTATCAAGCCCTGCATTGAGAGCCAAAACTACGGCAAAAATGATTGCCAAAGAGATAAAGTACTCTAAAGATATTCTCTTTAACCAAGATATCTATGAGTCGAGCGTAAGCACTCTTCATAGCATATTGACCAAAATTGACGATAAGTGCGGCATACTTTTTTTAGTAGGACACAACCCCGCTCTAAATATGTTGGCAGAATATTATGTCGATTTTAGCCAAAACATCCCTACAAGCGGAGTTGTCGAGATAGAGTTTGATTGCGATAAATGGGCGGATATAAGTGCAAAAAATGCAAAATTTATATCATTTGATTATCCAAAAAAAATATAA
- a CDS encoding aldo/keto reductase: MQYRYIGKTGLRVTSIGLGTMSFGSWSDEAEAFRIMDKAYERGINFFDTAELYPVPPRVEDAGITETIIGKWLKGKPRDSVILASKVAGAANGWFVPPIRHGYTAIDSFHIKKAIEGSLKRLQTDYIDLYQMHWPDSVVPIEESLKAFDELVKEGKVRYIGTSNDTAYGLTKANETSKRLGIARFESIQNNFSLNNPRFLDELATVCKREQISLLAYSPIAGGVLSGKYNGAFYPENARYSDYASSKSSRLNSQAAKFVNEKTLKATARYLGIAKKLEISPVTLAVAYTKQFDFVASTIIGARNREQMDESLAALDVTLSEETMSEIKAVQQEIMYPMG, translated from the coding sequence ATGCAGTACAGATATATAGGAAAAACGGGACTTAGAGTAACTTCTATCGGTTTAGGGACAATGAGTTTTGGCAGTTGGAGCGATGAGGCGGAAGCTTTTAGGATTATGGATAAGGCGTATGAGCGAGGGATTAACTTTTTTGACACCGCAGAACTCTATCCCGTACCGCCGAGGGTTGAAGATGCGGGCATAACCGAGACTATAATCGGAAAATGGCTAAAGGGCAAACCCAGAGATAGTGTTATTTTAGCTTCAAAAGTCGCAGGTGCGGCAAACGGCTGGTTTGTTCCGCCTATCCGCCATGGTTATACCGCGATTGACTCATTTCATATCAAAAAAGCCATCGAGGGGAGCTTGAAGCGGCTTCAAACGGATTATATCGACCTGTACCAGATGCACTGGCCTGATTCCGTTGTGCCTATCGAGGAGTCGTTAAAGGCTTTTGATGAGCTGGTAAAAGAGGGCAAGGTACGCTATATAGGAACTTCAAACGACACCGCTTACGGACTTACAAAAGCAAATGAGACTTCAAAACGCTTAGGAATTGCAAGATTTGAGTCCATACAAAACAACTTTTCTCTAAACAATCCGCGATTTTTGGATGAGCTTGCAACCGTGTGCAAAAGAGAGCAGATTTCACTTCTGGCGTACTCACCCATAGCAGGAGGAGTGCTCAGCGGTAAATATAACGGTGCGTTTTACCCTGAAAATGCAAGATACTCGGACTATGCGTCAAGCAAAAGCAGCCGCCTAAACTCTCAAGCCGCAAAGTTTGTAAATGAAAAAACGCTTAAAGCTACGGCACGCTATCTTGGTATTGCAAAAAAGCTTGAAATCTCTCCCGTGACTTTGGCGGTGGCATACACAAAACAGTTTGATTTTGTAGCGTCGACGATAATAGGAGCAAGAAACAGAGAACAGATGGACGAGTCACTTGCCGCACTAGATGTGACTTTGAGCGAAGAGACAATGAGTGAGATAAAAGCAGTGCAGCAAGAGATAATGTACCCGATGGGGTGA